One window from the genome of Podospora pseudocomata strain CBS 415.72m chromosome 6, whole genome shotgun sequence encodes:
- a CDS encoding hypothetical protein (EggNog:ENOG503P012; COG:I), translated as MADQKPPVAFIGLGAMGFGMATHLIKQGYPVTGFDVWAPTLKRFEEAGGSTATTPAEAVLNKEHVVVMVATAQQAQSVLLDGPNAAVPKLPQGAVVLLCSTVPCDYVQALQVQLNSIGRSDILLIDSPVSGGAARAADGTLSIMAGMSAAALEKGRPLLAELSDPAKLYIVEGGIGAGSNMKMVHQVLAANQILGASEVMGFAERLGLDLAKAQKAVLESDAWNFMFEHRTPRIFTEFQPVASAVQIIVKDTSIITSEGRRSSFATPMTSAAEQIYFTAVGRGWAMDDDSSLVRLYTEGNRKVGPVYGTAESEEDKTALVLALMRGILLCAAAESLAFAHTVGLDLDQVLDLCVNAAGGSKVLEKLGPAIIKELGGAGDASSGESSLEDVFSGLSAAVEEAQRIKTPLYLGTQALSILQRVTQSKGTGSAGVVVKAWV; from the coding sequence atggccgacCAGAAACCACCTGTTGCCTTCATCGGGCTCGGAGCCATGGGCTTCGGCATGGCCACCCACCTCATCAAGCAAGGCTACCCAGTTACCGGATTTGATGTCTGGGCCCCAACTCTCAAACGGTTCGAGGAAGCAGGCGGCTCAACCGCCACAACACCAGCAGAAGCCGTCCTCAACAAGGAGCATGTCGTCGTAATGGTGGCCACcgcccagcaagcccagTCTGTTCTGCTGGATGGCCCCAATGCTGCCGTCCCGAAGCTTCCCCAAGGAGCCGTGGTCCTTCTCTGCTCCACCGTCCCCTGTGACTACGTCCAGGCTCTCCAAGTCCAGCTCAACAGCATCGGCCGCAGTGACATCTTGCTGATCGACAGCCCAGTCTCCGGCGGAGCCGCCAGAGCAGCAGATGGCACTCTTTCCATCATGGCAGGCATGTCTGCTGCTGCGTTGGAGAAAGGACGCCCGTTGCTCGCTGAGCTGTCAGATCCAGCAAAACTGTACATTGTCGAGGGTGGCATCGGTGCTGGCAGCAACATGAAGATGGTTCACCAAGTTCTCGCGGCAAACCAAATCCTGGGAGCAAGTGAGGTGATGGGTTTCGCTGAGAGACTAGGCCTAGATCTGGCCAAGGCTCAAAAAGCAGTGCTGGAGTCTGATGCTTGGAATTTCATGTTCGAGCACCGAACACCCAGAATATTCACCGAGTTCCAGCCTGTTGCCAGTGCGGTTCAGATTATCGTCAAGGAtaccagcatcatcacctcagAAGGGCGAAGAAGTTCTTTTGCCACGCCGATGACAAGCGCAGCGGAGCAGATCTACTTCACTGCtgttgggagagggtgggcgATGGACGACGATAGCAGTCTCGTGAGACTCTATACCGAAGGAAACAGAAAGGTTGGGCCAGTTTATGGCACTGCTGAGTCAGAGGAGGATAAGACGGCTTTGGTGTTGGCTTTGATGAGAGGTATCCTGCTTTGTGCTGCTGCAGAGTCTCTTGCTTTTGCGCACACTGTGGGTCTGGATTTGGATCAGGTCTTGGATCTTTGTGTCAACGCTGCTGGTGGTAGTAAAGTGCTGGAGAAGCTTGGGCCTGCCATTATCAAGGAGCTCGGGGGTGCCGGTGATGCTTCAAGTGGCGAGTCGAGCCTTGAGGATGTCTTTAGCGGACTGAGTGCGGCGGTCGAGGAGGCACAGAGGATAAAGACTCCGTTGTATCTTGGGACCCAGGCGTTGAGTATTCTCCAACGTGTGACACAATCCAAAGGGACAGGCTctgctggtgttgtcgtAAAGGCCTGGGTTTGA